A stretch of the Actinoalloteichus fjordicus genome encodes the following:
- the sbnB gene encoding 2,3-diaminopropionate biosynthesis protein SbnB has protein sequence MFSFEVVPGRVVKEVLDASLPRVVDLVQDAYLRHDAGRTINPDSYFLRFPAKPDARIIALPAFADLAAAPVAGIKWIASFPSNVRRDVPRASAVLILNDYETGYPTALLEAASISAARTAASAAVAARALAAHLPGNGEVSIIGAGVIARTILRYLTAVGHRVDRLRVFDLHPESADNLVRLARDELGLIAERVATAAEVLTAQTVVTATTAGAPHLARPLEPGQIALNISLRDFAPSVVLGAQNYLDDVEHCMKADTSPHLAEQETGNRDFVTGTIADLVLGRALPDPGRGVLVSPFGLGVLDLAVGQHVLSVAREQGLALEVPDFFGETQRW, from the coding sequence ATGTTCTCGTTTGAGGTGGTGCCCGGCAGGGTCGTCAAGGAGGTCCTGGACGCCTCGCTCCCGCGCGTGGTCGACCTGGTCCAGGACGCCTACCTGCGGCACGACGCCGGGCGAACGATCAACCCGGACAGCTACTTCCTGCGGTTCCCGGCGAAGCCGGACGCCAGGATCATCGCGTTGCCCGCCTTCGCCGACCTGGCCGCCGCCCCCGTCGCGGGCATCAAGTGGATCGCCAGCTTCCCGTCGAACGTGCGGCGGGACGTGCCGCGTGCCTCGGCGGTGCTGATCCTCAACGACTACGAGACCGGCTACCCGACGGCGCTGCTGGAGGCGGCGTCGATCAGCGCCGCGCGGACGGCGGCGTCGGCGGCGGTGGCGGCGCGGGCGCTCGCGGCACACCTGCCGGGCAACGGAGAGGTCTCGATCATCGGGGCCGGGGTGATCGCGCGGACGATCCTGCGCTACCTGACGGCGGTCGGCCACCGAGTGGACCGGCTGCGGGTGTTCGATCTGCACCCGGAGTCGGCCGACAACCTCGTGCGGCTGGCGAGGGACGAGCTGGGACTGATCGCGGAGCGGGTGGCCACGGCCGCGGAGGTGCTGACGGCGCAGACCGTGGTGACCGCGACGACGGCCGGGGCCCCGCACCTCGCGCGCCCCTTGGAGCCGGGGCAGATCGCGCTGAACATCTCGCTGCGTGACTTCGCCCCGTCGGTGGTCCTCGGCGCGCAGAACTACCTCGACGACGTCGAGCACTGCATGAAGGCCGACACCTCGCCGCACCTGGCCGAGCAGGAGACGGGCAACCGCGACTTCGTCACGGGCACGATCGCCGACCTGGTGCTCGGCCGGGCGCTGCCCGATCCGGGCCGGGGCGTGCTGGTGTCGCCGTTCGGCCTGGGCGTCCTGGACCTCGCGGTCGGGCAGCACGTGCTCTCGGTCGCCCGTGAA
- the sbnA gene encoding 2,3-diaminopropionate biosynthesis protein SbnA: MITDRVYDLVRDDVFLRVTGLGDLTRFYLKLEGLNAAGSIKLKTARSILTGAELSGVDMSQVRIIESTSGNLGVALAVICAAKGYRLTCVTDANANASAAAIMRTLGAEVVVIRERDENGGFLGSRISYIRRRLQKEPDLFWVNQYANPDNSLAHEQSTAPAVLDEFHKVDRLYVGVGTGGTLMGITDYFRTHSPQTRIVAVDSVGSVNFSSEPGPRHIPGLGTSRRPELLAPDAPDEVVLVHEDDTVRECRWLARTTGLLAGGSTGTVLAAIRRQAADIDPDETVVAIAPDLGERYLNSVYDDDWVIEHGLGRALAPERPLEEGQRDVLV; this comes from the coding sequence TTGATCACGGATCGTGTCTATGACCTGGTGCGGGACGACGTCTTCTTACGTGTCACCGGGCTGGGGGATCTCACCCGCTTCTACCTGAAACTGGAGGGCCTCAACGCAGCAGGATCGATCAAACTGAAGACCGCCCGCAGCATTCTCACCGGCGCGGAACTGTCCGGTGTGGACATGTCACAGGTCCGGATCATCGAGTCGACGTCGGGGAACCTCGGGGTGGCGCTCGCGGTGATCTGCGCGGCGAAGGGCTACCGCCTCACCTGCGTCACGGACGCGAACGCCAACGCCTCGGCCGCCGCGATCATGCGGACCCTGGGGGCCGAGGTGGTCGTCATCCGGGAGCGCGACGAGAACGGCGGCTTCCTGGGCAGCCGGATCTCCTACATCAGGCGACGGCTTCAAAAGGAGCCGGACCTGTTCTGGGTCAACCAGTACGCCAATCCCGACAACTCGCTCGCCCACGAGCAGAGCACCGCCCCGGCCGTGCTCGACGAGTTCCACAAGGTGGACCGGCTGTACGTCGGCGTCGGCACCGGCGGGACGCTCATGGGGATCACGGACTACTTCCGGACGCACAGCCCGCAGACCCGGATCGTCGCCGTCGACTCGGTGGGCTCGGTGAACTTCAGCTCCGAGCCGGGGCCCCGCCACATTCCGGGCCTGGGCACGAGCAGGCGGCCGGAGCTGCTGGCGCCGGACGCACCGGACGAGGTGGTGCTGGTGCACGAGGACGACACGGTGCGCGAGTGCCGCTGGCTGGCCAGGACGACCGGCCTGCTCGCGGGCGGCTCGACCGGCACGGTCCTCGCCGCGATCCGCCGCCAGGCCGCCGACATCGACCCGGACGAGACGGTCGTGGCGATAGCCCCCGACCTCGGCGAGCGATACCTGAACTCCGTCTACGACGACGACTGGGTGATCGAGCACGGCCTGGGCCGGGCACTGGCCCCCGAACGGCCGCTCGAGGAGGGACAGCGTGATGTTCTCGTTTGA
- the carB gene encoding carbamoyl-phosphate synthase large subunit — MPKRTDLRHVLVIGSGPIVIGQACEFDYSGTQACRVLREEGLRVSLVNSNPATIMTDPEFADATYIEPITPEFVEKVIAAERPDAILATLGGQTALNTALALHERGVLAKYDVELIGADIEAIQRGEDRQVFKCLVRGIGAEVPRSAVCRTMAEVRATVAELGLPVVIRPSFTMGGLGSGLARTPEELERLAEGGLAESPVTEVLIEESVLGWKEYELELMRDRKDNVVVVCSIENIDPMGVHTGDSVTVAPAMTLTDREYQHMRDVGIAVIREVGVDTGGCNIQFAVNPATGRMVVIEMNPRVSRSSALASKATGFPIAKIAARLAIGYTLDEIRNDITGETPASFEPTLDYVAVKVPRFAFEKFPGADPTLTTTMKSVGEAMAIGRSFIEALGKALRSMETRAAGFWTVPDDPAVDPDTALKSVLDALRTGHDGRLYTVDRALRLGATIQQVHAASGIDPWFVEQIACLVDLGREIRDAPMLDEPLLRAAKRAGLSDRQIAVLRPESAGEDGVRALRHALGVRPVFKTVDTCAAEFAATTPYHYSAYEFDPDAETEVAEQRDRPKVVILGSGPNRIGQGIEFDYSCVHAATALREAPDFGHGYETVMVNCNPETVSTDYDTADRLYFEPLTFEDVLEVCHAEQRSGTVVGVIVQLGGQTPLGLAQRLADAGVPIVGTPPHAIHLAEDRGAFGRVLADAGLPAPRYGTATSFAQAKAVADEIGYPVLVRPSYVLGGRGMEIVYDDQALAGYIVRATEVSPEHPVLVDRFLDDAIEIDVDALFDGEEIFVGGVMEHIEEAGVHSGDSACVLPPITLSGADVDAVRFSTRAIAAGIGVRGLLNVQYALKDGVLYVLEANPRASRTVPFVSKATAVPLARAAARIMLGASIVDLRSEGVLPAVGDGTRPSPQALVAVKEAVLPFPRFRTADGGGVDSLLGPEMKSTGEVMGTDVSFGLAYAKAQLAAGVALPSSGPAYVSLTRRQVAAALPALATLRRHGVELVADHATAELLAAEDVPVRALPAGLSDDDLARLLVDEVELVVTLDRTPSARVARSTAAARSTAVVTTVPGLSALAAALTASSAEPPESFSGFTIVPLQRMHVGRVRPAAPGVAGGRLEYELATLERQRQWSAPVPST, encoded by the coding sequence ATGCCGAAGCGGACCGATCTCCGACACGTACTGGTGATCGGCTCTGGGCCGATCGTCATCGGTCAGGCCTGTGAGTTCGACTATTCCGGTACTCAGGCGTGTCGGGTGTTGCGGGAGGAGGGCCTGCGGGTCAGCCTGGTGAACTCGAATCCGGCGACGATCATGACTGATCCGGAGTTCGCGGATGCGACGTATATCGAGCCGATCACGCCGGAGTTCGTGGAGAAGGTGATCGCTGCGGAGCGGCCGGACGCGATCCTGGCCACGCTGGGCGGGCAGACCGCGTTGAACACCGCTCTCGCGCTGCACGAACGCGGGGTGCTGGCGAAGTACGACGTCGAGCTGATCGGCGCTGACATCGAGGCCATTCAGCGCGGCGAAGACCGACAGGTCTTCAAGTGCCTGGTGCGCGGCATCGGCGCGGAGGTCCCGCGCAGCGCGGTGTGCCGCACCATGGCCGAGGTCCGCGCCACCGTCGCCGAGCTGGGCCTGCCGGTGGTGATCCGGCCGTCGTTCACCATGGGCGGCCTGGGCTCCGGCCTGGCCCGCACCCCCGAGGAGCTGGAGCGGCTGGCCGAGGGCGGACTCGCGGAGTCCCCGGTCACCGAGGTGCTGATCGAGGAGAGCGTGCTCGGCTGGAAGGAGTACGAGCTGGAGCTGATGCGGGACCGCAAGGACAACGTCGTCGTGGTGTGCTCCATCGAGAACATCGACCCGATGGGCGTGCACACCGGCGACTCGGTGACCGTCGCGCCCGCGATGACCCTGACCGACCGCGAGTACCAGCACATGCGCGACGTCGGCATCGCGGTGATCCGCGAGGTGGGCGTGGACACCGGCGGCTGCAACATCCAGTTCGCCGTGAACCCGGCGACCGGGCGGATGGTCGTCATCGAGATGAACCCGCGCGTCTCGCGCTCCTCGGCGCTGGCGTCGAAGGCGACCGGCTTCCCCATCGCCAAGATCGCCGCGCGACTCGCGATCGGCTACACCCTGGACGAGATCCGCAACGACATCACCGGCGAGACCCCGGCCAGCTTCGAGCCGACCCTGGACTACGTCGCGGTGAAGGTGCCCCGGTTCGCCTTCGAGAAGTTCCCCGGCGCCGATCCCACCCTGACCACGACCATGAAGTCGGTCGGCGAGGCGATGGCCATCGGCCGCAGCTTCATCGAGGCGCTGGGCAAGGCGTTGCGCTCCATGGAGACCAGGGCCGCGGGCTTCTGGACCGTGCCCGACGACCCGGCCGTCGACCCGGACACCGCGCTGAAGTCCGTCCTGGACGCCCTGCGCACCGGCCACGACGGGCGCCTGTACACGGTGGACCGGGCGCTGCGTCTGGGCGCGACGATCCAGCAGGTGCATGCGGCGTCCGGCATCGACCCGTGGTTCGTCGAGCAGATCGCCTGCCTGGTCGACCTCGGCCGGGAGATCCGGGACGCGCCGATGCTGGACGAACCCCTGCTGCGCGCGGCGAAGCGGGCGGGCCTGTCCGATCGACAGATCGCGGTGCTGCGCCCCGAATCGGCTGGCGAGGACGGCGTGCGCGCCCTGCGGCACGCGCTGGGCGTGCGGCCGGTCTTCAAGACCGTCGACACCTGCGCGGCCGAGTTCGCCGCCACGACGCCGTACCACTACTCGGCCTACGAGTTCGACCCCGACGCGGAGACCGAGGTCGCCGAGCAGCGGGATCGACCCAAGGTCGTCATCCTGGGCTCCGGACCGAACCGGATCGGGCAGGGGATCGAGTTCGACTACTCGTGCGTGCACGCGGCGACGGCGCTGCGCGAGGCTCCCGACTTCGGGCACGGGTACGAGACGGTGATGGTCAACTGCAATCCGGAGACCGTGTCCACCGACTACGACACCGCCGACCGGCTGTACTTCGAACCGCTGACCTTCGAAGACGTGCTGGAGGTGTGCCACGCCGAGCAGCGCTCCGGCACCGTCGTCGGCGTGATCGTGCAGCTCGGCGGGCAGACGCCGCTGGGCCTGGCGCAGCGGCTCGCGGACGCGGGGGTGCCGATCGTGGGGACTCCGCCGCACGCCATCCACCTCGCCGAGGACCGGGGCGCCTTCGGTCGGGTGCTCGCCGACGCGGGTCTTCCCGCGCCGAGGTACGGCACCGCCACGTCGTTCGCCCAGGCCAAGGCCGTCGCCGACGAGATCGGCTACCCGGTGCTGGTGCGCCCCTCCTACGTGCTGGGCGGTCGCGGCATGGAGATCGTCTACGACGACCAGGCGCTGGCGGGCTACATCGTCCGCGCCACCGAGGTCAGTCCGGAGCACCCGGTGCTGGTCGACCGGTTCCTGGACGACGCGATCGAGATCGACGTGGACGCCCTGTTCGACGGCGAGGAGATCTTCGTCGGCGGCGTGATGGAGCACATCGAGGAGGCAGGCGTGCACTCCGGCGACTCGGCGTGCGTGCTGCCCCCGATCACCCTGAGCGGGGCCGACGTCGACGCCGTGCGGTTTTCCACCCGCGCCATCGCCGCAGGCATCGGGGTGCGCGGCCTGCTCAACGTCCAGTACGCGCTCAAGGACGGCGTGCTCTACGTGCTGGAGGCCAACCCGAGGGCGTCGCGCACCGTGCCGTTCGTGTCCAAGGCGACCGCCGTCCCGCTGGCCAGGGCGGCGGCGCGGATCATGCTCGGCGCGAGCATCGTCGACCTGCGCTCGGAGGGCGTCCTCCCCGCCGTCGGCGACGGGACACGACCGTCACCGCAGGCCCTCGTCGCGGTCAAGGAGGCGGTGCTCCCGTTCCCTCGGTTCCGCACCGCCGACGGCGGGGGCGTCGACTCGCTGCTGGGGCCGGAGATGAAGTCCACCGGCGAGGTCATGGGCACCGACGTGTCCTTCGGTCTGGCCTACGCCAAGGCGCAGCTGGCTGCGGGAGTGGCGCTGCCGTCGTCGGGTCCGGCCTACGTCTCGTTGACCCGTCGGCAGGTGGCGGCGGCCCTTCCCGCGCTGGCCACGCTGCGGCGGCACGGTGTCGAGCTGGTGGCCGACCACGCGACCGCCGAGCTGTTGGCCGCCGAGGACGTGCCGGTGCGGGCGCTCCCGGCCGGGCTGTCCGATGACGACCTGGCCAGGCTGCTGGTGGACGAGGTCGAGCTGGTGGTGACGCTGGACCGGACCCCGTCGGCGCGCGTGGCGAGGTCGACCGCCGCCGCCCGTTCGACGGCCGTGGTGACGACCGTGCCCGGCCTGTCGGCGCTCGCGGCGGCGTTGACCGCGTCGTCTGCGGAGCCGCCGGAGTCGTTCTCCGGCTTCACGATCGTGCCCTTGCAGAGGATGCACGTCGGCCGAGTCCGCCCTGCCGCTCCCGGCGTCGCGGGCGGACGCCTGGAGTACGAACTCGCGACGCTCGAACGACAGCGGCAGTGGTCAGCCCCGGTGCCGAGCACCTGA
- a CDS encoding GNAT family N-acetyltransferase — MVQGDVDNGWAVLTDDGRGGGLRALRRPDGRRHLFFLGAATDEYGPLVETALRALDTDLYVEVDEADAAALTALTERGFVVHRSEHRYAVPTDPAVTGLGVGLGDVELRSVMAADPDRWRVLDDELRGEVPGAGGWRNDPVSFASDTFADPEFDPALYLIAVDRVTDAYLGLTRVWNRQPRPRLGLIGTAADHRRRGVARHLLAEAFGVLHRRGHHEVTCEVDERNTASNALLLGVGARREGGGVELLRRGAAG, encoded by the coding sequence ATGGTGCAGGGTGATGTCGACAACGGCTGGGCAGTCCTGACTGACGACGGCCGAGGGGGCGGACTGCGGGCGCTGCGCAGACCGGACGGGCGCCGACACCTGTTCTTCCTCGGCGCGGCGACCGACGAGTACGGCCCGCTGGTCGAGACCGCGCTCCGCGCGCTGGACACCGATCTGTACGTGGAGGTGGACGAGGCCGACGCCGCCGCGCTCACCGCACTGACCGAGCGCGGTTTCGTGGTGCACCGCAGCGAGCACCGGTACGCGGTGCCGACCGATCCGGCGGTGACCGGGCTGGGCGTCGGGCTCGGCGATGTCGAGCTCCGGTCGGTCATGGCGGCCGACCCCGACCGGTGGCGAGTGCTCGACGACGAGCTGCGCGGGGAGGTTCCCGGCGCGGGCGGCTGGCGGAACGACCCGGTGAGCTTCGCCTCGGACACCTTCGCCGATCCCGAGTTCGACCCGGCGCTGTACCTGATCGCGGTGGATCGCGTCACCGACGCCTATCTCGGCCTGACCCGGGTATGGAACCGGCAGCCGAGACCTCGACTGGGCCTGATCGGCACCGCCGCCGACCACCGCCGGCGCGGGGTGGCACGTCACCTGCTCGCCGAGGCGTTCGGGGTGCTGCACCGCCGAGGACATCACGAGGTGACCTGCGAGGTCGACGAGCGCAACACCGCCTCGAACGCGCTGTTACTCGGCGTCGGTGCACGCCGGGAGGGCGGCGGCGTCGAACTCCTGCGGCGGGGCGCCGCCGGGTGA
- a CDS encoding arginase family protein, with protein sequence MNPIVVLDAPSNLGLRMPAPGVLPGCYKLAGVLRDHGLLGRIGAGDAGYVVPPRYDVSDWSPGDGLFNGAAIAEYTARLAERIARQLDRGEFPFVLGGDCSILLAPMLALRRRGRYGLAYFDGSADFLRLAQAGRSGAAAGETLALATGRGRADVTDIDGLGPYVRDGDVVVLGNRDDDEDVPNLAEAGIACWTAPQIQAAGPAAVAARTLERFDGLDGFWVHLDVDVLDIEVLPAVDAPDPGGLQYGELLDLLRPMLADERCVGLHVTIYDPDLDQDGRYGAELTDAIVMAFADRPV encoded by the coding sequence ATGAACCCGATCGTCGTGCTGGACGCGCCGTCCAACCTCGGTCTGCGCATGCCTGCTCCCGGTGTCCTGCCCGGCTGTTACAAGCTCGCGGGCGTGCTCCGCGATCACGGGCTGCTCGGGCGGATCGGCGCGGGCGACGCGGGCTACGTGGTCCCGCCGAGGTATGACGTCTCGGACTGGTCGCCGGGCGACGGACTCTTCAACGGCGCCGCGATCGCCGAGTACACCGCACGCCTGGCCGAGCGCATCGCACGGCAGCTGGATCGAGGAGAGTTCCCGTTCGTGCTCGGCGGCGACTGCAGCATCCTGTTGGCGCCGATGCTCGCCCTGCGCCGTCGCGGCCGGTACGGGCTCGCGTACTTCGACGGCAGCGCGGACTTCCTCCGACTGGCGCAGGCGGGCCGGTCCGGCGCGGCGGCGGGCGAGACGCTCGCCCTGGCCACCGGCCGGGGCCGGGCCGACGTCACCGACATCGACGGGCTCGGACCCTACGTCCGGGACGGCGACGTCGTCGTGCTCGGCAACCGGGACGACGACGAGGACGTGCCGAACCTGGCCGAGGCCGGGATCGCCTGCTGGACGGCACCGCAGATCCAGGCAGCGGGGCCCGCTGCGGTGGCCGCGCGAACCCTGGAGCGGTTCGACGGTCTGGACGGATTCTGGGTGCACCTCGACGTCGACGTGCTCGACATCGAGGTGCTTCCCGCGGTGGACGCTCCCGACCCCGGCGGCCTGCAGTACGGCGAACTGCTCGACCTGCTGCGCCCGATGCTCGCCGACGAGCGCTGCGTGGGCCTCCACGTGACGATCTACGACCCGGACCTCGACCAGGACGGCCGCTACGGCGCCGAACTCACGGACGCGATCGTCATGGCCTTCGCGGACAGACCGGTCTAG
- a CDS encoding zf-HC2 domain-containing protein encodes MNCAKYREALSAHLDGEADVLPESEVAGHVHSCSSCQAWERAVTEMRRSMHVRAAPAVPDLTARIMTIAPPAAPRLPVRRILLGLVAIAQIVLGAVQLIGGGDHGHVAHESGLMAGHLINESAAWNLALGIGLLWAAVRTRAAAGQLPMLGGFAVVLALVSIGDLMAGLATPERVLSHGLVFVGVILLIVVYRGHRGAGLPGPAGTGDSDAGGLPVSLPDAVGLVRGVDGPSRAQARAGLAAELDRAA; translated from the coding sequence ATGAACTGTGCGAAGTACCGGGAGGCTCTGTCGGCACACCTCGACGGCGAGGCCGACGTCCTGCCGGAGTCGGAGGTCGCCGGGCACGTCCACAGTTGTTCCTCCTGCCAGGCCTGGGAGCGCGCCGTGACGGAGATGCGTCGCTCGATGCACGTCCGAGCCGCGCCCGCCGTCCCCGATCTCACCGCCCGGATCATGACGATCGCGCCGCCTGCGGCCCCTCGGCTGCCGGTGCGTCGCATCCTCCTCGGCCTCGTCGCGATCGCCCAGATCGTGCTCGGGGCCGTCCAGCTGATCGGCGGCGGCGACCACGGGCACGTCGCACACGAGTCGGGTCTCATGGCGGGACACCTGATCAACGAGAGTGCCGCGTGGAATCTCGCGCTCGGGATCGGCCTGCTCTGGGCTGCGGTGCGGACGCGGGCGGCGGCCGGTCAGCTGCCGATGCTCGGCGGGTTCGCCGTGGTGCTGGCGCTGGTCTCGATCGGCGACCTCATGGCGGGTCTGGCCACCCCGGAGCGGGTGCTCTCGCACGGCCTGGTGTTCGTCGGGGTCATCCTGTTGATCGTCGTCTACCGAGGACACCGTGGGGCGGGACTGCCGGGCCCGGCGGGCACCGGAGACTCGGACGCGGGGGGCCTGCCGGTCTCGCTGCCGGACGCGGTCGGCCTGGTGCGCGGTGTGGACGGGCCGTCGCGAGCCCAGGCCCGCGCAGGCTTGGCGGCCGAACTCGACCGCGCCGCGTGA